Below is a window of Aeromonas veronii DNA.
CCGGTCACTGGCCTGATCTTCCACTGCCGGGTTCCACCAGGGATCGAGGTGAATAACCGTGTCGGCCTCAGTCAGGTTGAGCCCGGTCCCTCCCGCTTTCAAACTGATCAGAAACAGCGGGATGGCCTGATTTTTGAAACGCCCGATCGCCTCCTGCCGCTGTTTGGCGCTGCAACTACCATCGAGATAACAGTAATCAAGGGATACCGCCTCTAGGCGCTGCCGCAACAGGGTCAGCAGATCGACAAACTGGCTAAAGACCAGGATCCGGTGGCCGTTATCTATCGCCTCCTGCACTAATTCGAGCGCCGCATCCAGCTTGCTTTGTGGCTGTTGCCAGTCAGGCAGCAGCAAGGCCGGTGAACAGCAGATCCGGCGCAGCCGGGTGAGGTTGCTTAGCATCAACATCAGGTTGTGCCCCTCACCTCCCTCCATCTGACTGATGGCCTCGCGGCGACTCGCCTCATAAAGAGCGAGCTCGGGCCCGGAGAGCTGGATGTGATGAACGATCTCGGTTTTTTCTGGCAACTCGGCCAACACCTCGCGTTTGAGGCGGCGCAGCACGAAGGGAGCGATCACCCCTTTCAACTGGGCAAGATGAGCCGGATCCCGACTCGCCTTGCCAAAGCGCTGTTTGAAGTGGGTTTTATTGCCGAGCAGCCCCGGGTTGATGAAGTTGAACAGGCTCCAGAGCTCACCGAGATGGTTCTCGACCGGAGTGCCACTCAGGGCGAGTCGGAACTCACCATCCAGCTTGAACAACGCCTTAGCGCGTGCCGTACTGGCATTTTTAATCTGCTGCGCCTCATCGGCCACTATGGTGGCCCATTTAATCTCACTCAGCTCACCTTGGTTGGTCACCAGCCCGTAGGTGGTCAACAACAGGGAACCTGGCCCCAGATTAGCCAACGCAGCCCCGCGGTCTTGCTGCTCATTGAGCACCTGCACCGCCAGCTCAGGGGCAAAACGGGCCGCCTCCTCACACCAGTTAGCCAGCAGTGAGGTAGGCACAATCACCAGGGCCGGCCCCTGCTCTTTTCGCAGGCGCAGCAGGGTTAACGCCTGGATGGTTTTGCCCAGACCCATATCATCGGCAAGGCAGGCACCGAAGCGGTGCTGTGCCAGATTGGCCATCCACTGCACCCCCACCCGCTGATACGCCCGTAGCGGCGCCATCAACTCGGCAGGACAGCTGGCCTCCTGACGCCAGGAGTCGGTCAGCGTGCGCCAACCTTGATCCCCGTTGACCGTGCTTTGCTCAAGCAGATGCATCAGCGGATAGGCCAACCGCTGGCTTACCTGCTGCTGCTCATCCACCAGCGCCGCCAGCGTGGTCAGCCGCGCAAGCAAGGCATCACTTAACATGAGCTGGGCCTGCTTGCCCTCCAGCGTGATGTAACGCCGGCCCCCGGCTATTTGCCGCAGCAACATGCGCAGGTCCAGCACCTGTTGCCGATCGACCTGCAGCTCACCATCTATGGCAAACCACTCCTGCTGCTGCTCGATCCGCAGAGTCAGTGACTCTTCCCCCAGCAGACGCACCCGCTGGCTGTCGCTATGCCATTGCAGGCGAACCCCTAGCTCGTCGAGTACCGCGAACCGATCCAGCATGGGGAGCATCTCAACACCGCTCAGCGACCAAGGCCCCTTGCCAGCCAGCCCCAGTGCCTTGGCCACGGTTTTGGTCAGCGCACTCTCTTGCTTCAATGTCCGCTGCCAATAGTGATGTGGCGTTTGCCAATCTTTAATGAACTCCGCCCCCAGTCCCAAGGGGATCGCCTTGCCCCCCACCAACTGGTTAACCAACTGCAGATTAAGCGTCTCTTTTTGCAAATCAGCCAATAGCACCGCATCGATGGGACAAGGGCTTAACCGGGTATGGCTGCAAAGCGCCGGATGCGCACTGATCCAGTCGAGTTCAGGCTGATTGTTGAGGGTATCAGCCAATTTGGGTAATGCCTCGACTGGCAGTTCAGGCATCCGCTCAAGATGGGGCAGCAACGCCTGCACCTGTGCAGGCACCGCCTCCACTTGCCACAGATCGGCGGCAATGGGGGTAATTTTCTTACTCCTGGTCACCGGAACCGCGGTACCGTCACTCATCAGGGTCGCTTGCCAGCGACCTTCGCGCTCTTCAATGACCACCAGTGGCGAATTGAACAACAGGGCGAGCGAAGTCCCCTCGGCGGTTTGCAGCCGGGGATGTTCCGCCAGCATCCGTAATGTGCCGATATCCGGTGTACCGTAATAGGTATTGCGCATGCTATGGGCAATACGCAGATCCTGCTCATCGGCCACCTCGGGATAAAGATTCTCGATATCCCACATATTGTGGATCACCCGGCCACCGCTCCAGCCACCTTTGACACTCTCTTTTTGCAGCCGGCAGACCAGCTCCGCGCCACGCTTGTCAAGCTGCCACACCAGCCGTTCACGCTTAACCACTTCTGGCGGTGACAGAGGTAACGTTTGAAGCCAGCGCTCCCACAATGCGGGACGATGGATCGCAAAGATTCTCAAGGCGGTTGGTCGCTCCTGCAACAGACGCAGCAGATCCTGACAGAGCGCCATCAACAGATTCTCGGGGACCGCATTCAAAAAAGGTTCAACCCGCCAGTTGGCCAATTCGTCAACGTCAACGCCCGACTGCCCTGCCTGCCATAACACACAGAGCACCAGCCAGAGTTGTCCTAGAGGAAGATGGAGCTGGGAGCCAAACGCCTCAACCGGGCCACGCCACTCACGCATCAGGAGGAGGGGAGAAACACGATCTTTCTCGCCCAAAAGCTGTAAGGGCTCCACGAGCCAGGGATGCTGTTTCTTTGCCCAGGTGATCGCCGGTTTGTGCCACTTGGTGATATCTCCCCCCACCACTGCCAGCAGGCCGAACCAGATCACGGTCAAACCACCAGGGAAAAAGCCTTTCTGACCGGTTCGCGCTCGCCATGTCAGCAACGCCAGCTCCAGCTCGCCTGCTTGCCCGACGCTATCCCCCTGATAGTCATGCAACAAATCGACAAACTCGCGCGGACCTCTCGCATAGTCAGATGTCCGTTGCGCCAGCAGACAATCCTGCTCGAATTGCATATAGGAGAGCTGCTCCGCTATCGCATCCCCCTCTCCCTCATCCCGCAACTCACCCCACGGGTAACCTTGGATACCATTGAGGAACGCCTCCTCATGCCAGCATCTTGCAATCACTTGTTGCATCGAGAGGGAGAGATAACCAAAGACCCGGGTGGCCCCATGGGCGCCGAACAATTCCCGATCTACCTCCCTCAGCTCACGCTGATACCAGATTGCTTTTTTCCCTTGCATCAGGGTGCTGGCGTAGGAGGAGTAATTCCAGCTGGAGAAACGCACCCCATCCGGAAAAGCGTCTGGTTGACGGAAGTGGAGATAAAGCAGATACCAGAACCCCTCGGTTGCCAAGACATAGAGTCCGTTTCGCTCCTTACTAATCATCTCGGTATCAACCAACTCGGCCAAGGCCTTTCTCTCAACCGGTGTGAGCGTATGACCCCGCAGCCGTCCAAGCTGAGTCATATTGCAGTGA
It encodes the following:
- a CDS encoding DEAD/DEAH box helicase — translated: MAELVDTEMISKERNGLYVLATEGFWYLLYLHFRQPDAFPDGVRFSSWNYSSYASTLMQGKKAIWYQRELREVDRELFGAHGATRVFGYLSLSMQQVIARCWHEEAFLNGIQGYPWGELRDEGEGDAIAEQLSYMQFEQDCLLAQRTSDYARGPREFVDLLHDYQGDSVGQAGELELALLTWRARTGQKGFFPGGLTVIWFGLLAVVGGDITKWHKPAITWAKKQHPWLVEPLQLLGEKDRVSPLLLMREWRGPVEAFGSQLHLPLGQLWLVLCVLWQAGQSGVDVDELANWRVEPFLNAVPENLLMALCQDLLRLLQERPTALRIFAIHRPALWERWLQTLPLSPPEVVKRERLVWQLDKRGAELVCRLQKESVKGGWSGGRVIHNMWDIENLYPEVADEQDLRIAHSMRNTYYGTPDIGTLRMLAEHPRLQTAEGTSLALLFNSPLVVIEEREGRWQATLMSDGTAVPVTRSKKITPIAADLWQVEAVPAQVQALLPHLERMPELPVEALPKLADTLNNQPELDWISAHPALCSHTRLSPCPIDAVLLADLQKETLNLQLVNQLVGGKAIPLGLGAEFIKDWQTPHHYWQRTLKQESALTKTVAKALGLAGKGPWSLSGVEMLPMLDRFAVLDELGVRLQWHSDSQRVRLLGEESLTLRIEQQQEWFAIDGELQVDRQQVLDLRMLLRQIAGGRRYITLEGKQAQLMLSDALLARLTTLAALVDEQQQVSQRLAYPLMHLLEQSTVNGDQGWRTLTDSWRQEASCPAELMAPLRAYQRVGVQWMANLAQHRFGACLADDMGLGKTIQALTLLRLRKEQGPALVIVPTSLLANWCEEAARFAPELAVQVLNEQQDRGAALANLGPGSLLLTTYGLVTNQGELSEIKWATIVADEAQQIKNASTARAKALFKLDGEFRLALSGTPVENHLGELWSLFNFINPGLLGNKTHFKQRFGKASRDPAHLAQLKGVIAPFVLRRLKREVLAELPEKTEIVHHIQLSGPELALYEASRREAISQMEGGEGHNLMLMLSNLTRLRRICCSPALLLPDWQQPQSKLDAALELVQEAIDNGHRILVFSQFVDLLTLLRQRLEAVSLDYCYLDGSCSAKQRQEAIGRFKNQAIPLFLISLKAGGTGLNLTEADTVIHLDPWWNPAVEDQASDRVHRIGQTEPVTVYRLVCEQTVEEKIVALHAQKRELAEGVLGDQNEVAQIDANVIKGLLTER